The following nucleotide sequence is from Pseudomonas putida S13.1.2.
CTTCGGCAGCATGCCGCCGTAGATGGTGCCGTCGGCGATCAGTTCGTTGACCTGCTCGGTGGTCAGGCCGGTCAGTACCTGGCCCTGCTTGTCCATCAGGCCGGCGATGTTGGTCAGCAGCATCAGCTTCTCGGCTTTCAGCGCCTCGGCTACCTTGCCCGCCACCAGGTCGGCGTTGATGTTGTACGACTCACCGTTGGCGCCCACGCCGATCGGCGCGATCACCGGGATGAAGTCACCCTTCACCAGCATGTTCAGCAGGTCGGTGTTCACGCTCACCACTTCGCCGACGTGGCCGATGTCGATGATTTCCGGGGTGGTCATCTCGGGCGTCTGGCGGCTGACGGTCAGCTTGCGGGCGCGGATCAGCTCCGCGTCCTTGCCGGTCAGGCCGATGGCGCTGCCGCCGTGGCGGTTGATCAGGTTGACGATGTCCTTGTTGACCTGGCCACCCAGCACCATCTCCACCACGTCCATGGTCGCCGAGTCGGTGACGCGCATGCCGTCGATGAAGTGGCTTTCGATCGACAGGCGCTTGAGCAGGTCGCCGATCTGCGGGCCACCACCGTGGACCACCACCGGGTTGATGCCCACAGCCTTCATCAGCACGATGTCACGGGCGAAGCCTGTTTTCAGCTCCTCGCTTTCCATCGCGTTGCCGCCGTACTTGATCACCAGGGTCTTGCCGACAAAGCGGCGGATGTAAGGCAGTGCTTCGGACAAAACCTCGGCTACATGGGAAGCGGCATCGCGATCGAGGGTCATGCAGGGCTCCTGTAAGGAACAGATAGTCGGTCAGAACGGCAGTTGCAGCTCAGGCTCAACCCGCAGCAACTGGGTACGGAATACATCCTTGATACGTTGCAATTCGGCGTCGCTGTCGGCCTCGAAGCGCAGCACCAGCACCGGCGTGGTGTTGGAGGCGCGAACCAGGCCCCAGCCGTGGGGGTAGTCGACCCGCACACCGTCGATGGTGGTCAGGCTGGCTTCGCCCCAGTCGGCGTCGCGTTGCAGTGCATCAATGATGCTGAATTTACCCTCGTCGGTCACATCAATATTGATTTCCGGCGTGGAAATATCGTTCGGGAAGGCGGCAAACAGGTTTTCGGCGCTCTGCCCGGCCTTGCTGAGGATCTCCAGCAGGCGCGCGGCGCTGTAGATGCCGTCGTCAAAACCGTACCAACGTTCCTTGATGAAGATATGACCGCTCATTTCGCCGGCCAGCAGCGAACCGGTCTGTTTCATCTTCTTCTTGATCAACGAATGGCCGGTCTTCCACATCAGTGCGCGGCCGCCATGCTGTTCGATCAGCGGGGTCAGGCGACGGGTGCATTTGACGTCGAAGATGATTTCGGCGCCCGGGTTGCGCG
It contains:
- the argB gene encoding acetylglutamate kinase, which encodes MTLDRDAASHVAEVLSEALPYIRRFVGKTLVIKYGGNAMESEELKTGFARDIVLMKAVGINPVVVHGGGPQIGDLLKRLSIESHFIDGMRVTDSATMDVVEMVLGGQVNKDIVNLINRHGGSAIGLTGKDAELIRARKLTVSRQTPEMTTPEIIDIGHVGEVVSVNTDLLNMLVKGDFIPVIAPIGVGANGESYNINADLVAGKVAEALKAEKLMLLTNIAGLMDKQGQVLTGLTTEQVNELIADGTIYGGMLPKIKCALDAVQGGVNSSHIIDGRVPNAVLLEIFTDSGVGTLITNRKPR